The Arachis duranensis cultivar V14167 chromosome 2, aradu.V14167.gnm2.J7QH, whole genome shotgun sequence genome has a window encoding:
- the LOC107475240 gene encoding uncharacterized protein LOC107475240, which produces MHAELWVIVRGLQIAVANNISSLVVEYDSIAAVNFIKKGHNSSHPCVPLLDDIVVLASRVPYISWSHCLQEANFAANNLAKKGHDLPFGLHLFEVSPPDTAMMIMRDLSSSPILRGFS; this is translated from the coding sequence ATGCACGCTGAGTTATGGGTCATTGTTCGCGGTCTACAAATTGCTGTGGCCAACAATATCAGTTCCCTAGTTGTTGAGTATGATTCTATTGCTGCTGTTAACTTCATTAAGAAAGGACATAATTCATCCCACCCATGTGTCCCGCTTCTTGACGACATTGTTGTCCTTGCCAGCCGTGTGCCATATATCTCTTGGTCCCACTGTCTTCAAGAAGCAAATTTTGCTGCCAACAACCTTGCCAAGAAGGGCCATGATCTTCCCTTTGGCCTCCATCTTTTTGAAGTTTCTCCCCCGGATACAGCTATGATGATTATGCGTGACTTGTCTAGTTCTCCCATTTTAAGgggttttagttag
- the LOC107475166 gene encoding putative disease resistance protein At3g14460 has protein sequence MAAKLEGGAYLSSFVDAVLKKLSSLDVNSTPMARKLADQDLLQRLKLSLRSVRPVLDDAEQKLIRNDQEVKRWLLDLQDALYMADDLLDELSTKAATLTPTQRDPGNYSSMCHSIVDSILEDSDDDDYEMGVADLVDKLESIVEEKNGLGLKDEPVRDPEDMSWRIESSLVESSEIFGRDNDKEAIIKLLLDDTCYAKISVIPIVGMGGVGKTTLAQLVYNDERVDEKFDIKAWVCVSDQFDIVKVTKTLIEAAGGSSYNGNALDLLQTELKDKLMRKKFLIVLDDVWIDNSYSRQWKTLQKPFQFGKEGSKVLVTTRNDTTADVVKTVPAYKLRLLSDTDCWSLFVKCVFLSPESKEYSTLEPVGRELVKKCKGLPLAVESLGALLRTNYDEEDWDRVLQSELWEVFEDQNDEIIPALNMSYHYLPSSLKRCFVYCSLFPKDCPFKKDELVLLWMAEELLQPNEKKDLEEIGSEYFDQLVARSFFHSSSTYNNFYVIHDLMHDLATARAGEFYFRAEKLEENVGISNKTRHLLHDAGGNYPFSQLVSACDRVKDTRTFFEINLSRKDPFSMENAPHVFLSELKCLRVLSFNTFPLDSLPDSIGNLIHLRYLDLSDTWVETLPEELCCLYNLQTLKLNNCQHLKKLPSNMQDLINLRHLDIRGASIEEMPKGMSKLKDLHFLSDYMVGKHADNNGVKELGALENIHESLHIHQLENIMDGAQALEARIADKKHLKGLYLTWSYSHSYIDDSQDILNNLKPHRNLRKLSINEYKGLTFPDWFGHSSYKNMTKLYLYGCSNCLELPSLGQLPSLKRLRLSNFRKLQRVGAKFYKEVGSSSHGAAFPVLESLSFYGMDCWEEWLSVSSELDAFPLLRELRVQHCPALRGDLPSQLPALQILCIDRCGQLEFSLPRANALLELSVEGPQQVEAVLKAIAHNQLDCLQSLSLASCWSATSFPVASMPSSLQNLVINGCPYLEFPMPQQQHESLQSISISNSCHSLTSFPLASFPNLTTLSISSCINLKSLLASDPAASTSNLLSLTIESCPSLGSFPTLEMVAPHLEYLLLRECPEIESFFEGGLPPNLRELQIQHCEKLVKYLASMDLHDHCLIRLDIQHPYDNIKSFPLNGSLPASLGTLNLRNFPSLEILDCKGLDHLQRLLIERCPKMQDVAGKSFPASLSMLCFNGFSLLRNRFQTNDKLILSKMSDVQNIRVDGAWISKGEST, from the exons ATGGCTGCAAAACTTGAGGGTGGAGCTTATCTCTCTTCCTTTGTTGATGCTGTTTTGAAGAAGCTGTCTTCACTCGATGTCAACTCAACTCCAATGGCAAGGAAGCTAGCTGACCAGGACTTGCTGCAGAGGCTGAAGCTAAGTCTCCGTTCAGTTCGACCTGTGCTCGATGATGCTGAGCAGAAGCTGATTAGAAATGACCAAGAAGTCAAGAGATGGCTTCTTGATCTCCAAGATGCTCTCTACATGGCTGATGACTTGCTTGATGAACTCTCCACTAAAGCTGCCACTCTGACTCCCACTCAAAGGGATCCAGGTAACTATTCTTCCATGTGTCACTCTATCGTTGATTCAATCTTGGAagatagtgatgatgatgattatgagatGGGGGTAGCTGACCTAGTTGATAAACTAGAGTCTATTGTTGAAGAGAAAAATGGTCTTGGTCTAAAAGATGAGCCTGTCAGAGATCCAGAGGACATGTCATGGAGAATTGAGTCATCTCTGGTTGAAAGTTCTGAGATATTTGGAAGGGATAATGACAAGGAAGCCATCATAAAATTGTTGTTAGATGATACTTGTTATGCTAAAATATCTGTGATCCCTATTGTGGGCATGGGAGGAGTTGGAAAAACTACCTTAGCTCAGTTGGTTTACAATGACGAAAGAGTGGATGAGAAATTTGACATTAAAGCATGGGTGTGTGTTTCCGACCAATTTGACATTGTTAAGGTTACAAAGACCTTAATAGAAGCAGCAGGTGGTAGTTCTTATAATGGGAATGCTTTAGATTTACTTCAAACTGAGTTGAAGGATAAGTTGATGAGGAAGAAATTCTTGATTGTTTTGGATGACGTGTGGATTGATAATTCTTATTCCAGGCAGTGGAAAACCCTTCAGAAACCTTTTCAATTTGGAAAAGAAGGAAGCAAGGTTCTTGTTACAACTCGAAATGATACTACTGCTGATGTAGTGAAAACTGTTCCAGCATACAAGCTGAGGTTATTGTCAGACACAGATTGTTGGTCACTTTTTGTGAAATGTGTATTTCTTTCACCTGAATCTAAGGAGTATTCAACTCTGGAACCTGTTGGTCGAGAACTTGTGAAGAAGTGCAAAGGGCTACCTTTGGCTGTAGAGTCGCTTGgtgccttgttacgaacaaacTATGATGAAGAGGATTGGGATCGTGTATTGCAAAGTGAGCTTTGGGAAGTTTTTGAAGATCAAAATGATGAGATTATTCCTGCATTAAACATGAGCTATCATTATCTTCCTTCAAGTCTAAAGCGATGTTTTGTTTATTGTTCTTTGTTTCCGAAAGATTGTCCATTCAAGAAAGATGAGTTGGTCTTGCTATGGATGGCAGAAGAACTTTTACAGCCAAACGAAAAAAAGGATCTAGAAGAAATTGGTTCTGAATATTTTGATCAATTGGTTGCCAGATCCTTTTTCCATTCCTCTAGTACTTATAACAACTTCTATGTCATTCATGATCTCATGCATGATTTGGCAACAGCTCGTGCTGGAGAGTTCTATTTTAGAGCTGAAAAACTTGAAGAAAATGTCGGGATCAGCAATAAAACTCGTCATTTATTGCACGATGCAGGAGGAAATTATCCCTTCTCACAACTTGTGTCAGCTTGTGACAGGGTAAAAGATACTAGgacattttttgaaataaatttgtcTCGAAAGGATCCTTTCAGTATGGAAAATGCTCCTCATGTCTTTTTGTCAGAGTTGAAGTGCTTAAGAGTTTTGTCATTTAATACCTTTCCTCTTGATTCATTACCAGATTCAATAGGTAACTTGATCCATTTGCGATATTTGGATCTCTCGGATACATGGGTGGAGACATTGCCTGAGGAATTGTGTTGTTTGTACAATCTCCAAACATTGAAGTTGAATAATTGTCAACATCTGAAGAAGCTACCAAGTAATATGCAGGATCTTATAAATCTACGCCATCTTGATATTAGAGGAGCTAGCATTGAGGAGATGCCGAAAGGAATGAGCAAGTTGAAGGATTTGCACTTTTTAAGTGACTATATGGTCGGCAAGCATGCAGATAATAATGGAGTTAAAGAACTAGGAGCACTTGAAAATATTCACGAGTCACTTCACATTCACCAATTAGAGAATATCATGGATGGTGCTCAAGCTTTGGAGGCAAGAATTGCTGATAAGAAGCACCTTAAGGGTCTGTATTTGACATGGTCCTACAGCCACAGCTATATTGATGATTCTCAAGATATACTGAATAATTTAAAGCCTCACAGAAACTTGAGAAAGCTATCAATCAATGAGTACAAGGGTCTAACATTTCCAGATTGGTTTGGACATTCTTCCTACAAAAATATGACCAAACTGTACTTGTATGGCTGCAGCAACTGTTTAGAGCTTCCTTCACTTGGACAGCTACCCTCTTTGAAGCGCTTGCGGCTCTCCAACTTTAGAAAGCTACAACGCGTCGGTGCCAAGTTTTACAAAGAGGTTGGATCTTCTTCTCATGGGGCTGCCTTTCCGGTGCTTGAAAGTCTGAGTTTTTATGGAATGGATTGTTGGGAGGAGTGGCTTTCAGTTTCATCTGAGTTGGATGCTTTTCCTCTGCTTAGGGAGCTTAGAGTGCAACATTGCCCTGCATTAAGAGGAGATTTGCCGAGTCAACTACCGGCTTTGCAAATCCTTTGCATTGATCGATGTGGTCAGCTTGAGTTTTCTCTTCCAAGAGCTAATGCACTGCTCGAGTTATCAGTTGAAGGACCTCAGCAGGTGGAGGCTGTGTTGAAGGCCATTGCACACAACCAACTAGACTGTCTACAGTCTTTAAGCCTCGCAAGCTGTTGGTCGGCCACATCATTTCCAGTAGCTTCAATGCCCTCTTCATTGCAAAACTTGGTAATCAATGGTTGCCCATATTTAGAGTTCCCAATGCCTCAGCAGCAGCACGAGTCGTTACAGTCGATTTCAATATCTAACAGTTGTCATTCACTCACTTCCTTCCCCTTGGCAAGCTTTCCGAATCTCACCACACTCAGTATTTCATCATGTATAAATCTGAAGTCTCTTTTGGCATCAGATCCTGCTGCATCAACTTCAAATCTTCTCTCTTTAACGATCGAAAGCTGTCCGAGTTTGGGATCTTTTCCCACACTAGAGATGGTTGCACCCCATCTAGAATATCTCTTGCTTCGAGAATGCCCAGAAATTGAATCCTTTTTTGAAGGGGGTTTGCCACCTAACCTGAGAGAGCTTCAAATCCAGCACTGTGAGAAACTGGTGAAGTACCTAGCATCCATGGACTTGCATGATCACTGTCTTATCCGTCTTGACATCCAACATCCATATGATAACATCAAATCCTTCCCCTTGAACGGTTCCCTTCCGGCCTCACTTGGGACTCTCAATCTGCGAAACTTTCCGAGTCTAGAAATCTTAGACTGCAAGGGACTTGACCATCTCCAGAGATTATTGATAGAACGTTGTCCCAAGATGCAGGATGTCGCAGGGAAAAGCTTTCCTGCCTCTCTGTCAATGCTTTGCTTCAATGGATTTTCTTTGCTGAGGAATCGGTTTCAGACTAATGACAAGCTCATTTTGTCCAAAATGTCCGATGTCCAAAACATCAGAGTTGATGGTGCATGGATTTCTAAAG GAGAATCCACTTAG
- the LOC107475165 gene encoding probable pyridoxal 5'-phosphate synthase subunit PDX2, with translation MAVVGVLALQGSFNEHIAALRRLGVKGVEIRKPEQLQSVSSLIIPGGESTTMAKLAEYHNLFPALREFVEMGKPVWGTCAGLIFLANKATGQKTGGQKLVGGLDCTVHRNFFGSQIQSFEADLPVPELASKEGGPETFRGIFIRAPAILEAGPEVQVLADYPVPSNKFLDSDSFIEDKKKVAHKCGKVIVAVRQGNILGTAFHPELTADTRWHSYFIKMSNANVGEEASSSSLVPAEVDITSNQQPCSDLPIFQ, from the exons ATGGCGGTGGTTGGTGTTCTTGCGCTACAGGGATCCTTCAATGAACACATTGCTG cTCTTAGGAGGTTAGGTGTGAAAGGTGTTGAGATTCGGAAGCCAGAGCAGCTTCAAAGTGTGTCTTCACTTATCATCCCTGGCGGAGAGAGCACCACCATGGCCAAGCTCGCTGAGTATCACAACCTG TTTCCTGCATTGAGGGAGTTTGTCGAAATGGGAAAGCCTGTTTGGGGAACCTGTGCAGGGCTGATATTCTTGGCAAATAAAGCAACAG GACAGAAGACTGGTGGACAAAAACTGGTTGGTGGACTTGATTGTACTGTGCATAGAAATTTCTTTGGCAGCCAG ATTCAAAGCTTTGAAGCTGACCTTCCGGTGCCAGAGCTTGCATCCAAGGAAGGTGGTCCTGAAACATTCCGTGGAATTTTTATCCGTGCTCCGGCAATTCTTGAAGCAGGGCCAGAAGTTCAAGTTCTGGCTGACTATCCTGTCCCTTCTAACAAATTCTTGGATTCTGATTCCTTCATTGAAGACAAAAAG AAAGTGGCCCATAAAT GCGGCAAAGTCATAGTTGCAGTCAGACAAGGAAACATTCTAGGGACTGCTTTCCATCCGGAATTGACAGCCGATACTCGATG GCATAGTTATTTCATAAAAATGTCAAATGCAAATGTTGGGGAAGAAGCCTCAAGTAGTAGCCTTGTTCCAGCAGAGGTCGACATAACTTCTAACCAACAACCGTGCAGTGACCTTCCTATCTTTCAATAG
- the LOC107475164 gene encoding E3 ubiquitin-protein ligase AIRP2, giving the protein MGKSFKDSLKALEADIHFANTLASDYPREYDGATLQMRLSFSPAAQFFLFLVQWTDCQLAGALGLLRILIYKTYEDGKTTMSIYERKASLKEFYGVIFPSLLQLQRGITDVEDRKQKDICATKYRLRDSAGKGKLSEIDIEREEECGICLEVNSMVVLPNCYHSMCMKCYRDWHARSASCPFCRDSLKRVNSGDLWIYMSNKEIDDLASINKENLKRLFMYIDKLPLVVPAPMFMTYPPHRF; this is encoded by the exons atgggaaAGTCTTTCAAGGATTCACTCAAAGCACTTGAAGCTGACATACACTTTGCAAATACTCt AGCTTCTGATTATCCGAGAGAATATGATGGCGCCACCTTACAAATGAGATTGTCTTTTAGCCCCGCTGCCCagtttttccttttcttagtCCAGTGGACCGATTGTCAGCTCGCCGGGGCTTTAGGATTGCTAAGAATTCTCATATACAAG ACATACGAAGATGGAAAGACAACCATGTCCATTTATGAAAGAAAAGCCAGTTTGAAGGAGTTCTATG GGGTGATATTTCCTTCTTTATTACAACTTCAGAGAGGAATCACTGATGTAGAAGACAGGAAACAAAAAGATATATGCGCTACGAAGTATAGGCTGAGAGATTCGGCAGGAAAAGGAAAATTATCCGAGATTGATATCGAGAGAGAGGAAGAATGTGGTATTTGCTTGGAAGTAAACAGCATGGTTGTGTTGCCGAATTGCTACCATTCGATGTGTATGAAATGCTACCGAGACTG GCACGCGCGATCGGCATCTTGCCCTTTCTGCCGGGATAGCCTTAAAAGAGTGAACTCCGGCGACCTTTGGATATATATGAGCAACAAGGAAATAGATGACTTGGCTTCAATCAACAAGGAGAACTTAAAGAGGCTGTTTATGTACATTGATAAGTTACCTCTAGTTGTGCCAGCTCCTATGTTCATGACTTATCCTCCACATCGTTTCTGA